The following coding sequences are from one Saccopteryx bilineata isolate mSacBil1 chromosome 3, mSacBil1_pri_phased_curated, whole genome shotgun sequence window:
- the PPP2R1A gene encoding serine/threonine-protein phosphatase 2A 65 kDa regulatory subunit A alpha isoform isoform X1, with translation MAAADGDDSLYPIAVLIDELRNEDVQLRLNSIKKLSTIALALGVDRTRSELLPFLTDTIYDEDEVLLALAEQLGTFTTLVGGPEYVHCLLPPLESLATVEETVVRDKAVESLRAISHEHSPSDLEAHFVPLVKRLAGGDWFTSRTSACGLFSVCYPRVSSAVKAELRQYFRNLCSDDTPMVRRAAASKLGEFAKVLELDNVKSEIIPMFSNLASDEQDSVRLLAVEACVNIAQLLPQEDLEALVMPTLRQAAEDKSWRVRYMVADKFTELQKAVGPEITKTDLVPAFQNLMKDCEAEVRAAASHKVKEFCENLSADCQENVIMTQILPCIKELVSDANQHVKSALASVIMGLSPILGKDNTIEHLLPLFLAQLKDECPEVRLNIISNLDCVNEVIGIRQLSQSLLPAIVELAEDAKWRVRLAIIEYMPLLAGQLGVEFFDEKLNSLCMAWLVDHVYAIREAATSNLKKLVEKFGKEWAHATIIPKVLAMSGDPNYLHRMTTLFCINVLSEVCGQDITTKHMLPTVLRMAGDPVANVRFNVAKSLQKIGPILDNSTLQSEVKPILEKLTQDQDVDVKYFAQEALTGHLNSN, from the exons CTTCGCCTCAACAGCATCAAGAAGCTGTCCACAATCGCCTTGGCCCTCGGGGTGGACAGGACCCGTAGTGAGCTTCTGCCCTTTCTCACAG ACACCATCTACGATGAGGACGAGGTCCTGCTGGCCCTGGCGGAGCAGCTGGGAACTTTCACCACCCTGGTGGGAGGCCCCGAGTACGTGCACTGCCTGCTG CCGCCCCTGGAGTCGCTGGCCACAGTGGAGGAGACGGTGGTTCGGGACAAGGCCGTGGAGTCCTTGCGGGCCATCTCTCACGAGCACTCGCCGTCTGACCTGGAGGCCCACTTTGTGCCGCTGGTGAAGCGGCTGGCAGGCGGCGACTGGTTCACCTCACGCACTTCGGCCTGCGGCCTCTTCTCCGTCTGCTATCCCCGCGTGTCTAGCGCCGTCAAGGCGGAACTTCGACA GTATTTCCGAAATCTATGCTCCGATGACACCCCCATGGTGCGGCGGGCCGCAGCCTCCAAGCTGGGGGAGTTCGCCAAGGTGCTGGAGCTGGACAACGTCAAGAGTGAGATCATCCCCATGTTCTCCAACCTGGCCTCCGACGAGCAG GACTCGGTGCGGCTGCTAGCGGTGGAGGCATGCGTGAACATTGCCCAGCTCCTGCCCCAGGAGGACCTGGAGGCCCTGGTGATGCCCACCCTGCGCCAGGCCGCTGAGGACAAGTCTTGGCGTGTCCGATACATGGTAGCTGACAAGTTCACAGAG ctccaGAAAGCTGTGGGGCCTGAGATCACCAAGACAGATCTGGTCCCAGCCTTCCAGAACCTGATGAAGGACTGTGAGGCCGAGGTGAGGGCCGCAGCCTCCCACAAGGTCAAAG AATTCTGTGAAAATCTCTCAGCTGACTGTCAGGAGAATGTGATCATGACTCAGATCTTGCCCTGCATCAAG GAGCTAGTGTCAGATGCCAACCAACACGTCAAATCGGCCCTGGCCTCGGTCATCATGGGCCTGTCCCCCATCCTGGGCAAAGACAACACCATTGAgcaccttctccccctcttcctggctCAGCTGAAGGACGAG TGCCCTGAGGTGCGGCTGAACATCATCTCCAACCTGGACTGCGTGAATGAGGTGATCGGCATCCGCCAGCTCTCCCAGTCCCTGCTCCCCGCCATTGTGGAGCTAGCGGAGGATGCCAAGTGGCGCGTGCGGCTGGCCATCATCGAGTACATGCCCCTGCTAGCTGGACAGCTG GGCGTGGAGTTTTTTGATGAGAAACTCAACTCCTTGTGcatggcctggcttgtggatcaTG TCTATGCCATCCGGGAGGCCGCCACCAGCAACCTGAAGAAGCTAGTGGAGAAGTTTGGGAAGGAGTGGGCCCATGCCACTATCATCCCCAAGGTCTTGGCCATGTCTGGGGATCCCAACTACCTGCACCGCATGACCACACTCTTCTGCATCAAT GTGCTGTCTGAGGTCTGTGGGCAAGACATCACCACCAAGCACATGCTGCCTACTGTTCTGCGTATGGCTGGGGACCCTGTTGCCAACGTCCGCTTTAACGTGGCCAAGTCTCTGCAGAAGATAGGACCCATTCTGGACAACAG CACGCTGCAGAGTGAAGTCAAGCCCATCTTAGAGAAACTGACCCAGGACCAGGACGTGGACGTCAAGTACTTTGCCCAGGAGGCTCTGACCG GTCACCTGAATTCTAACTGA
- the PPP2R1A gene encoding serine/threonine-protein phosphatase 2A 65 kDa regulatory subunit A alpha isoform isoform X2, with product MAAADGDDSLYPIAVLIDELRNEDVQLRLNSIKKLSTIALALGVDRTRSELLPFLTDTIYDEDEVLLALAEQLGTFTTLVGGPEYVHCLLPPLESLATVEETVVRDKAVESLRAISHEHSPSDLEAHFVPLVKRLAGGDWFTSRTSACGLFSVCYPRVSSAVKAELRQYFRNLCSDDTPMVRRAAASKLGEFAKVLELDNVKSEIIPMFSNLASDEQDSVRLLAVEACVNIAQLLPQEDLEALVMPTLRQAAEDKSWRVRYMVADKFTELQKAVGPEITKTDLVPAFQNLMKDCEAEVRAAASHKVKEFCENLSADCQENVIMTQILPCIKELVSDANQHVKSALASVIMGLSPILGKDNTIEHLLPLFLAQLKDECPEVRLNIISNLDCVNEVIGIRQLSQSLLPAIVELAEDAKWRVRLAIIEYMPLLAGQLGVEFFDEKLNSLCMAWLVDHVYAIREAATSNLKKLVEKFGKEWAHATIIPKVLAMSGDPNYLHRMTTLFCINVLSEVCGQDITTKHMLPTVLRMAGDPVANVRFNVAKSLQKIGPILDNSTLQSEVKPILEKLTQDQDVDVKYFAQEALTVLSLA from the exons CTTCGCCTCAACAGCATCAAGAAGCTGTCCACAATCGCCTTGGCCCTCGGGGTGGACAGGACCCGTAGTGAGCTTCTGCCCTTTCTCACAG ACACCATCTACGATGAGGACGAGGTCCTGCTGGCCCTGGCGGAGCAGCTGGGAACTTTCACCACCCTGGTGGGAGGCCCCGAGTACGTGCACTGCCTGCTG CCGCCCCTGGAGTCGCTGGCCACAGTGGAGGAGACGGTGGTTCGGGACAAGGCCGTGGAGTCCTTGCGGGCCATCTCTCACGAGCACTCGCCGTCTGACCTGGAGGCCCACTTTGTGCCGCTGGTGAAGCGGCTGGCAGGCGGCGACTGGTTCACCTCACGCACTTCGGCCTGCGGCCTCTTCTCCGTCTGCTATCCCCGCGTGTCTAGCGCCGTCAAGGCGGAACTTCGACA GTATTTCCGAAATCTATGCTCCGATGACACCCCCATGGTGCGGCGGGCCGCAGCCTCCAAGCTGGGGGAGTTCGCCAAGGTGCTGGAGCTGGACAACGTCAAGAGTGAGATCATCCCCATGTTCTCCAACCTGGCCTCCGACGAGCAG GACTCGGTGCGGCTGCTAGCGGTGGAGGCATGCGTGAACATTGCCCAGCTCCTGCCCCAGGAGGACCTGGAGGCCCTGGTGATGCCCACCCTGCGCCAGGCCGCTGAGGACAAGTCTTGGCGTGTCCGATACATGGTAGCTGACAAGTTCACAGAG ctccaGAAAGCTGTGGGGCCTGAGATCACCAAGACAGATCTGGTCCCAGCCTTCCAGAACCTGATGAAGGACTGTGAGGCCGAGGTGAGGGCCGCAGCCTCCCACAAGGTCAAAG AATTCTGTGAAAATCTCTCAGCTGACTGTCAGGAGAATGTGATCATGACTCAGATCTTGCCCTGCATCAAG GAGCTAGTGTCAGATGCCAACCAACACGTCAAATCGGCCCTGGCCTCGGTCATCATGGGCCTGTCCCCCATCCTGGGCAAAGACAACACCATTGAgcaccttctccccctcttcctggctCAGCTGAAGGACGAG TGCCCTGAGGTGCGGCTGAACATCATCTCCAACCTGGACTGCGTGAATGAGGTGATCGGCATCCGCCAGCTCTCCCAGTCCCTGCTCCCCGCCATTGTGGAGCTAGCGGAGGATGCCAAGTGGCGCGTGCGGCTGGCCATCATCGAGTACATGCCCCTGCTAGCTGGACAGCTG GGCGTGGAGTTTTTTGATGAGAAACTCAACTCCTTGTGcatggcctggcttgtggatcaTG TCTATGCCATCCGGGAGGCCGCCACCAGCAACCTGAAGAAGCTAGTGGAGAAGTTTGGGAAGGAGTGGGCCCATGCCACTATCATCCCCAAGGTCTTGGCCATGTCTGGGGATCCCAACTACCTGCACCGCATGACCACACTCTTCTGCATCAAT GTGCTGTCTGAGGTCTGTGGGCAAGACATCACCACCAAGCACATGCTGCCTACTGTTCTGCGTATGGCTGGGGACCCTGTTGCCAACGTCCGCTTTAACGTGGCCAAGTCTCTGCAGAAGATAGGACCCATTCTGGACAACAG CACGCTGCAGAGTGAAGTCAAGCCCATCTTAGAGAAACTGACCCAGGACCAGGACGTGGACGTCAAGTACTTTGCCCAGGAGGCTCTGACCG TTCTGTCTCTCGCCTGA